The segment ACAGAGTTATGTAGAGACCCAACATATTTCACGGGTATCATGAATGGGGATATAGAAATTGACTCACAACTTTTGGGAATGTATCAAATTCTCCTATGTCAGTTTTTGATTCTCCACCTTAAGTTGAAAATGCCTCTTCTATAAAAGGAAAACGAGACTCTAACTTTAGTGTAGAGGAAGATCAACTCCTAGTGTCAGCAATGCTCAATACTAGTGTTGATGCCATAAACAGTAGTgaacaaatacaaaatacattttGTCAAAAAGTTTGTGAATACTTCACGTAGTACAATACATCTGGTACCAAACGTACTATTATCTCCTTGATAAGTCGTTGGGGAACAATTAGTGAAAAGACAAATAAGTTTGTCAGGTGTATGGCTAAAGTTAACACACATCATCAAAATGGTATAACCGAACAAGATAAGGTATAAATTATATTGCAATAGTGTTAACATACCCATTCACCAATAGTTTGAAGATATTAATCatgttatatttcttttaatttttttagattaccAATGCGAAGACTTTGTATAAAGAGACGCACAAGAAACCCTTTCTTTTTGAACATTGTTGGCTCATGTTAAAGGACCAACCAAAGTTTGCCAATCCTAATGGAAGATCAAGAGCATTCGTACCTCTAACTCTGGAGTCAACATCTATTGGCGAAGGGGATTGTGGGTCCGAACTTTGTGACACTTCCAATTTTGAGAGGCCAATTGGTAGGAAGGCCGAAAAGGCCATCCGAAAGAACAAAGCCACCAGAAAAGATGTAGGGGAATATTTGaccaagaaattgaaatttattgaGGATGTAACTcgattgaaaaaggaaaaaatgtttattgagagggaaaaacttacaattgagaaggaaagaagtgaagaaaaacttaagATTGAGAAGGAAAGAGTCatgattgagaagaaaaaatttgagATGGAATACATGTTGGAGGAGGAGAGAATCATGATGAAAGATACAAGTGGTTTGATCGGAGCACAAAAAGCTTTTTATGAACAATTTCAAGAGGAAATCATGGCAAGACGAAGTTCACGTAATTAATGGGTTTGATTGCATTTTGGATGTAACTTAGgcttttatgtattttgtagtGGCTTATGTAGGCTTTTATGTATTTTGGTAGTAACTTATGTATTTTGTAGTGGCTTATATCACTTGACTTTAATCTTAAACtagatgtatgtgtttgtgttgtgaCTTATGCGTGAATTGGTTATATTCATTTTCTAGTGGCTTATGTCACTTGACTTTAATCTTGAACtagatgtatgtgtttgtgttgtgaTTTGTGCGTGAATTGGTTATAttcattttgttgtggcttatgTCACTTGACTTTAATCTTAAACttgatgtatgtgtttgtgttgtgaCTTGTGCGTGAATTGGTTATATTCATTTTGTTGTGACTTCTATCACTtgactttaatcttaaattagatgtatgtgtttgtgttatGACTTGTGCATGAATTGGTTATATTCAGTTTGTTGTGGCTTGTGTCACTTGACTTTAATCCTAAACtagatgtatgtgtttgtgttgtgaCTTATGCGTGAATTGGTTATAttcattttgttgtggcttatgTCACTTGATTTTAATCTTGCATCTATAGTAATAATTGCTTTTCAATTGTCTTGAAGGTTGCATCCATGAATTGCTCTTTATTTCGCAAGTTGCTTCTTGATGACTCAGATGAGGATGAGATAATCGAAGAACTTGTTATGAAAACAAATTCATGTGGTGTGGTGTGCACGAGTATGAAACCCACGGGGGTTATTGaagatcaaattaaattaagagcCTTTCAGTTTTCTTTGAAGGATTTGGTTAAGGATTGACTCTATTATCTACCCTCTGGGAATATTAAAACATGGAACGAGATGAAGAGATTGTTTTTGGAGAAATATTTCCCAGATTCAAGGGTGGCTAACattggaaaagaaatttgtgaTGTAAGGCAGCACAACGGAGAGTCCCTACATGAATATTGGGAAcgtttcaagaaattatgtgtAAGCTGCCTCCATCATCAAATTAGTGAGCAGCTACTTATCCTGTATTTCTATGAAGGCCTTCTACCCACTGATAGGAGCATGATTAATGCAGCTAGTGAAGGAGTTTTGGGGGATAAAACTCTCGAGGCTGCAAGAAACTTGATTGCAAATATGACGGCCAATTCTCAACAATTTGGCACTAGGCTTGACCTTTTATCTAAGCATGTTAATGAGGTAAAAAATTCCCTCCCTTGAACAACAAATTGCGAGTCTAACTTCTCTTGTTCGTCAAATGGCAGTAGGTAATATGCAAACGGCGAAGGCTTTTGGGAGTTGTTCGGTAGTATGGCATCCAATCGATATGTGCCTAACTCTTCAAGAGGAGCCTATTGAGCAAGTGAATGCGATAGGTGGTTTTCTTGGACAACCATAAAGGAAGTATGATCCCTATTCGAGCACGTATAACCTGGGATGGAGGGATCACCCCAATCTTAGCTATGGGAATCCACAAGTAAATCAGCCTGCGACTTAAAACCGCCCAATTTGCAGCAATATAAGCAGCCATACCCCCTTAAACAACAATCGAGCCAAACTTCTAATTCTGGTATGTATTTAGAAGATATCGTTAAGTCTTTTGCCACTGATACTTTACAATTTCAACAGAAGACGAACAATTTCAATAAGAGGTGAGGGCCAATATTTACAGTTTGGCCAATCAGATGGGCCAGATGGCAACCGCAATTAGTCGGCTAGATGCGCAAAGTTTGGGAAAATTACCCTCTTAAACAGTAGtaaatcaaagagaaaatgCAAGTGAAATCGTTTTGGGAAGTGGTAAAGAGGTTGAGATTCTAATAAAGGCAGCCCCTGCATTGTCGAAACAAGAAAAGTAGAAAAACGTCGTTGAAGACAAGGATGTTCCCAATGATGATGATGTACCTAAGTGTGAGTTTCCGCCTCTTTCTAATTATAAACTAGTACCTCCTTTTCCTCAGGCTTTAGCAAAATctagaaaagaagagaaaaataaagatttatatgAGACTTTTCGTAGGTGCGAAGTAAATATTCCACTTTTAGATGCTATTAAACAAGTACCTCATTATGCTAAATTCCTGAAAGAACTGTGTACAATTTAGAGGAAACAGAAACTTAAAGGATGTGAGAAGGTGCAAGTAGGGGAGAAGGTTTCTGCAGTTATTCAAAGAAAACTCCCTGCAAAGTGTAAAGATCCAGATATGTTTACTATCCCTTGTACAATAGGTAACACTCAACTTGAGAAGGCCATGCTAGATTTAGGAGCTTCTATCAATGTCATgccatattctatatatatttctttgaaACTTGGACCTTTGAATAAAACTAGTGTTGTGATTCAATTGGCTAATAGATCTATTGCCTATCTTAAGGGTGTAGTTGAGGATGTTCTTGAGCAAGTTAATGATTTGGTTTTCCCTGCTGATTTCTATGTGCTTGATATGGAGAATGGTGATCAAACTACTCCTATTTTGTTAGGAAGACCATTCTTAAAGACATCCAAGATTAAGATAGATGTTCATAGTGGCACACTAATCATGGAATTTGATGGTGAAATTGTTAAGTTTAATATTTATGATGCCATGAAATATCCTGATGATGATAATCTTGTTTATTCAATTGATGTGATTGATTCTTTAGCACAGGAAGCTTTTGAACTTGATGGAAAAGATGGATTGGAAGTTGCCATTAGTAAGCATCTTGAGAAAGAGAATGAGGAGTTAGCCTTGACTACTGATTTGCAGAAAACTGTTGCAGCATTGAATGATTTTTCGAAGCTACAACAGTCAGGTAATCCTCCTCATATCACTTTACCAGTTTCTAACGAGAGACCTTTACCCTATGTTTTGTAGGCCCTCATTCCAAATTTAAAGCTTCTCCCCAGTCACCTCAAGTACGTGTTCCTTGGAGATCTAGGAACGTTACCAGTGATTATTTCCAGTAAACTTAGTGCACCGCAAGAAGAAAAGCTTCTGCAGGTCCTTAATGAGTATAAGACAGCTATTGGTTGGACAATTGCAAATGTTAAAGGAATTAGCCTGTCAACATGCATGCATTGTATCTTACTTGAAGAGTGAGCAAAACCTTCCCATCAACCGCAAAGAAGATTGAACCCACCCATGATGGATGTAGTGAAGAAGGAGATCCTCAAACTTCTTGAAGTTGGAATGATTTATCCTATTTCAGATAGTAATTGGGTTAGCCCGATTCAAGTGGTTCCTAAAAAAACTGGAATAACTattgtgaaaaatcaaaatgatgAGTTAGTTCCTACCCATGTTTAGAATGGGTGGCGGGTTTGTATagattatagaaaattaaatgtTGTAACCTACAAGGACCACTTCCCTTTACCTTTTATTGATCAAATGCTTGAAAGGTTAGTTGGTCATTCTTACTATTGTTTCCTTGATGGTTATTCAAGTTATTTGCAGATTGCAATTGCTCCGGAGGATCAAGAAAGGAtgacttttacatgcccatttGGGACTTTTGCATATGGTCGCATGCcctttggcctttgcaacacCCCAGCCACTTTCCAAAGGTGTATGGTTTGCGtatttcaaattatattgaGCATATCATAGAAGTCTTTATGGATGATTTCACAGTTTATGGAGACTCCTTTGATAATTGTTTGCATAACCTTACACTTGTTCTTCGAAGATGCATAGAGACGAACCTTGTGTTAAATTctgaaaaatgtcattttatggTTTTGGGTCATGTTGTTTCATCTAGGGGAATTGAGGTAGATAAAGCTAAAGTTGATACCATTCAATCTTTACCTTATCCCACTAGTGTGCGGGAAGTTTGTTCTTTTCTTGGATATGCAAGTTTTTACCGAAGGTTCATCAAGGACTTCTCCAAAATAGCATTACCCCTATGCAAGTTGCTACAGAATGACTTGGCTTTTGAGTTCGATGAGGTGTGTAAAAAGGCGTTTGATAAGTTGAAGGAATTGTTGACTTCTACCCCAGTTATCTAGCCCCGTGACTGGAACGTTCCTTTTGAGATAATGTGCGACGCAAGTGATTATGTAGTAGGTATTGTTTTGGGtcaaaaaattggaaaagcGTCTGATGCCATTTATTATGCTTCAAGGACTTGATGCCCAGAGAAATTATTCTACTACTGAAAAGAATTTTTAGCTATTGTTTTTGCTTTAGAAAAGTTTCGATCTTATTTGCTTGGTTCTAAAGCCATTGTTTACTTTGATCATGTAGCTATTCGTTATTTGATGACAAAGAAAGAGGCAAAACCAAGATTAATAAGATGGATACTTCTCTTGAGTGAATTTGATTTGGAGatcaaagacaaaagagggacaGAAAATCGTGCCGTAGATCATTTGAGTCCTTTGGTTCATGTGGAGGATGAACTTCGTTTGCAGGAAACGTTACTTGACGAGCAATTGTTCTTTGTGAGTGTGACATTACCTTGGTATGCAAATATTGTAAATTATTTGGTTACTAATATGTTACCTCTTGGTTTGTCTAAGGCTCAAAATGATAAGATCAAGAGTGATGCCAAATACTTTGTGTGGGATGAACCATACTTATGGAAGCATTGTGCAGATCAAGTGATAAGAAGGTGCGttcttgaaaatgaaattatttctaTTCTcaccttttgtcatttttatgcATGTGGAGGTCACTTTGGAGCTAAGAGGACGGCAAGAAAAGTGCTGGAATGTGGTTTTTATTGGCTGTCTTTATTCCAAGATtcatattctttttgtaagtcaTGTGAACATTGTCAAAAGGCAGGTAATATATCCCAAAGGAATGAAATGCCACAAACCCCTATagtattttgtgaaatttttgatgTTTGGGGCATTGATTTCATGGGACCGTTCCCTGTATCTTTAGgttatgtttatattttgtttgctaTTGATTATGTctcgaaatgggtggaagctaaAGCTACCAGGATTGATGATTCTAAAGTTGTTACAGATTTTATCAAGTCTAACATATTCTCTAAGCTTGGAATTCCAAGAGCTCTAATAAGTGATCGAGGCATTCACTTTTGCAATCAAACTGTGGAGGCTTTGCTAAGAAAGTACCAAGTGACCCACAAGGTGTCAACTGCCTATCATTTGCAAATTAGTGGACAAGCGGAAGTGTCAAATCGAGAGATCAAGTCCATCATTGAAAAGATGGTCAATCCAAGTAGAAAAGATTGGAGTTTGCGCTTGGATGATGCCTTGTGATATAGGATTGCATATTTGACGTCCATTGGTATGTTCCTTATTGGTTGGTGTTTGGGAAACCATGCCACCTTCCAGTTGAGTTAGACACAAGGCTTATTGGATTGTCAAGAGTTTCAACCTGAAGATGGATGAAAGTGGAGAACACAGGAAGTTGCAACTACAAGAGTTAGAGGAAATTCGCAATAATGCCTATGAGAGTGCAAGGATTTACATGGAAAAGACGAAGGTTTTTCATGACAAGATGATCTCTAGGAAGGAGTTTAAAGTTGGTAAAAAAGTCCTTCTATACCATTCACGGCTTCGTTTGTTTTCAGGTAAGTTGCGTTCTCATTGGATTGGACCTTTTGTTGTTACTAATGTTTTTCCCTATGGTGCAgttgaaattcaaagtttagCAACTTCCAAAGTGTTCAAGGCGAATGGCCATAGACTTAAGCCTTTCTATGAAGGTTTACAAGTAGAGAATGTGGCAAAATTGGACCTTGAGGATCTGATTTATACTGATTGAAGAAGGAAGCATTAAGTTGAGCCAACGACAATAAACAAAAGCGCTGCTTAGGAGGCAACCCAAGGGGAGTTCCTTTTCCtgtcttttatttttgcatttatattttggttatttttgccttttcttcACATTTCACCTTACATTAGAGACAATGTAAGTTTTAAGTGTAGGGGAGGAGATTTaggttgtgttttaattttgtatcttcgaaaaaaaaaaa is part of the Quercus robur chromosome 9, dhQueRobu3.1, whole genome shotgun sequence genome and harbors:
- the LOC126701058 gene encoding uncharacterized protein LOC126701058 gives rise to the protein MDESGEHRKLQLQELEEIRNNAYESARIYMEKTKVFHDKMISRKEFKVGKKVLLYHSRLRLFSVEIQSLATSKVFKANGHRLKPFYEGLQVENVAKLDLEDLIYTD